From Diospyros lotus cultivar Yz01 chromosome 4, ASM1463336v1, whole genome shotgun sequence, a single genomic window includes:
- the LOC127800559 gene encoding uncharacterized protein LOC127800559, producing MTDILFRVRKDLNKKPSWMPLSVFEALKEYWNSAEFKDKSEKGKKNRASDVGGSMHTCGSVPMSEHKKRLSRQFGRPPTQAELFLATQRRKDNFGFVDRRSEDTYANFQTRQHEASSQSSAVGH from the exons ATGACCGATATTTTATTTCGTGTCAGAAAGGATTTGAATAAAAAACCCTCGTGGATGCCGCTTTCTGTATTTGAAGCCCTAAAGGAGTATTGGAATTCTGCAGAATTCAAGGATAAGtctgaaaaaggaaagaaaaatagggcTTCAGACGTAGGAGGTAGTATGCATACATGTGGTTCCGTACCCATGTCTGAGCATAAAAAGAGATTg tCAAGACAATTTGGTCGCCCACCTACACAAGCTGAGTTGTTCCTCGCGACACAGAGAAGGAAAGACAATTTCGGATTCGTTGATAGGAGGTCCGAGGATACTTAT GCTAACTTTCAGACGCGACAACACGAGGCATCATCACAGTCATCGGCTGTTGGCCATTAA